TGCATTAATGTTATTAACCACAGGCGTTCCATCATATCCGATGGTCAGGTTTTCAATGCGTATATCAGGTGCTGAGTTTTTCATGAAGAGTAATTAAAAAAGTAAGGAGGTCAAAATGTAGTCAGACACAAGCACCATTACGCAGGACATTACAACCGCTGTGGTTGTTGCCTGGCTGACTCCTTCGGGTCCTTTTCCATCTTTCCGGAAATGGGTGAAGTATCCTTGAAAGCAGCAGACAGTACAGACGAGAACAGCAAAAACAAGAGATTTAGCAAATCCGGCAGAAATATCTTCCCAGCTAAGCGAGGTGTAAACTCTATGAAAATAAACGCCTGAGTTGCCGCCAAGCAGGGCAACTCCGGTTATATAACCGCCTACAATCCCGATGAGATCAAAAAGAGCAGTTAAAATCGGGAAAGAAATAAGTGAAGCGATCAGTTTCGGACTTACCAGATAGTTGATGGGGTTGATGTCCATCAGTTCAAGCGCATCAATCTGTTCGGATATGCGCATCACCCCGATTTCAGCTGTCATTGATGAGCCGGCGCGTCCTGTGAGCATTATTGCCGTCAGGACTGGTCCTAACTCGCGGACTAGAGAAAGAGCTACCGCAGCTCCCAGAAAGCCTTCAGACCCGAACTTAGAAAGAGCATAGTATGTCTGAAGACCTATAACCATCCCCGTAAACACTCCGATTAAGGAGATAACGGTTATAGATCTGACTCCAATAAAATAAAGCTCTTTAATAATTTTCGGGAAAATGGACAACGAACTGAAAACATGCAGAATCGCCTCGAAAAGGAAGATGCACATTGCACCGGCTTCTCCGAGGATATTAAGGCTGATCCTTCCCACTAGTGCGAAGGGCTGTATAATCTGTTTGTCTGAGGCAAAATGCGGCATTTGTGTCTATATTTTTGTTTGTTTATATATTCTTATTGAATGAAGTCGTGTTAATCATGATTTTACATCAAATCCTTTCAGAGCAAGCTCTAGTCTTAGCATAATGATCTGGAAAATAAAAGTAGCTGTAGGCAGGAAAGCCTTAATTTTTATAAGCATAGTTTAAATATAGTTAGGAGAAAAAACAGCGCGTCAAGAAGTGGAAGGAATAATCAACTATTCCTCGTCGTCCGGACCGCTTTTATTTTCCCACCAACTCGGGGGCGGTCCTAGATACCACCATTCTTTATGATCAGTCTTAGAAATGGTTTCAGCAAGTTTTTTACCTTGTTCAGTGCGCAACCGTTTAAGGGCGGAATCCATCCATGTGGCCGCGTATGGATTCCCCATATCGTGTTCTTCTTTGAGATTTAAAATAAAATCTATCTGATCAGCATCCTGAGCAAGTAGTGATTCAATTGATTCACATTTTTCAAGTTCTTCCCAGTGTGGATAAATTTTATCCTCAAGGCCTGTTCCTTCGAGGGTATGACGCAGGGCTTTATCACGATAGCTTCTGTTGTATATCCGGTTGACGTAGTTGAAGTCTCCGGTGCGGGCTTCATGCAGATCGTGGAAAAGACACATGAAAACAGTGCGGGCCATGTCCGCCTCAGCCATATCTGCAAGGACATATCCAAGAACGGCAACTCTGTATGAATGATCCGCAACAGATTCAGAGCCTGATCCTAGAAACTGGTAGCCTGTGCGCGGAGTTTTTCTAAGCATGCCGACTTCAAAAAGAAAGTCGGCCAGTCGTGTCATTTTGTCGCGACTTTTAATATTTTTCATAATAGTAATTCTCAGTAAAAACGTCAGCCTGTGTTTGACAGGCTGACGTAAAATTAAAAAATAGATTAGGAACGATAGTCGGCATTAATGCTGATATATTCGTTGGTGAGATCGGACGCCATAAGCCGGGCTGTTCCGTCTCCGTCACCTAAATCTATGATGATTTCTATGTCCTGTTTGCGCATGATCGGGTCAAGCAGGGCGTCCAAGTCGCCTTCGACCGGTTTGCCTTCCTTGAAAACGGTGATCTTACCGAAACGAAGAGTTAACATGTTTGGATTAAATTCTGCTCCGCTTCGTCCGGCCGCTGCGACGATGCGGCCCCAGTTAGGATCTTCACCGAACAGAGCTGTCTTTACCAATGGAGAGTTGCCTATTGCGCGCGCAATAAGTTTTGCATCGTCATCACTGCGGGCGCCGGAAACTTTTATAGACATGACTTTTGTTCCGCCTTCAGCGTCCTGAACAATCATGTAAGATAACGACTGACATACATCGAGCAGTGCTGCTTCAAGCGCATCCTGTGTTTCAGGTGAATCAGCTTTATAGTTTGAAGCTCCGTTTGCAAAAGCCATAACTGAATCGTTGGTACTTGTGTCACCGTCAACGGTGATGCAATTGAAAGATTTATCAATGCAGCGTTTGAGGGCTTCCTGCCACCAGACAGGATCTACTTCGGCATCGCAGATAATAAATCCGAGCATGGTTGCCATGTCCGGGCAGATCATGCCGGCGCCTTTACACATGCCCAGTATTTGAGCCGAACCATTTTCAGATTCTACTGAACCCCATGCAAGTTTGGGGAATTTGTCAGTTGTCATGATGGCTTTAGCGGCCTGC
This DNA window, taken from Maridesulfovibrio ferrireducens, encodes the following:
- a CDS encoding ABC transporter permease; the encoded protein is MPHFASDKQIIQPFALVGRISLNILGEAGAMCIFLFEAILHVFSSLSIFPKIIKELYFIGVRSITVISLIGVFTGMVIGLQTYYALSKFGSEGFLGAAVALSLVRELGPVLTAIMLTGRAGSSMTAEIGVMRISEQIDALELMDINPINYLVSPKLIASLISFPILTALFDLIGIVGGYITGVALLGGNSGVYFHRVYTSLSWEDISAGFAKSLVFAVLVCTVCCFQGYFTHFRKDGKGPEGVSQATTTAVVMSCVMVLVSDYILTSLLF
- a CDS encoding HD family hydrolase → MKNIKSRDKMTRLADFLFEVGMLRKTPRTGYQFLGSGSESVADHSYRVAVLGYVLADMAEADMARTVFMCLFHDLHEARTGDFNYVNRIYNRSYRDKALRHTLEGTGLEDKIYPHWEELEKCESIESLLAQDADQIDFILNLKEEHDMGNPYAATWMDSALKRLRTEQGKKLAETISKTDHKEWWYLGPPPSWWENKSGPDDEE
- the argJ gene encoding bifunctional glutamate N-acetyltransferase/amino-acid acetyltransferase ArgJ, translating into MLSIPKGFKFSCINAGFKYINRNDLTLILSETPAAGAGVFTKNKFQAAPVTVCKETLSNSPYVRGALINAGQANACTGAEGITDCKKTLELVAKGLNLKSSDLLPASTGVIGPRFDMDKWELAAPRLVETLGESNPVQAAKAIMTTDKFPKLAWGSVESENGSAQILGMCKGAGMICPDMATMLGFIICDAEVDPVWWQEALKRCIDKSFNCITVDGDTSTNDSVMAFANGASNYKADSPETQDALEAALLDVCQSLSYMIVQDAEGGTKVMSIKVSGARSDDDAKLIARAIGNSPLVKTALFGEDPNWGRIVAAAGRSGAEFNPNMLTLRFGKITVFKEGKPVEGDLDALLDPIMRKQDIEIIIDLGDGDGTARLMASDLTNEYISINADYRS